One Cellulosimicrobium protaetiae genomic region harbors:
- a CDS encoding YbaK/EbsC family protein — protein sequence MDARTTLPTLGSLTWEPALDHLDLVAPATADALRRWAEADPDVAALVAVTEIDPDLADTATLNAAFDLPVEASANCVVVGGARAGDERIAAAVVRAHTRADVNTRVRKLLDVRKASFLPTDRATAESGMEYGGITPVGLPAGWRVLVDSRVVTDGEPALIGSGVRASKLLLPGNLLGRLPGVEVIEDLAVSVA from the coding sequence ATGGACGCCCGCACGACCCTGCCCACGCTCGGCTCGCTCACCTGGGAGCCGGCCCTCGACCACCTCGACCTCGTCGCCCCGGCGACCGCCGACGCACTGCGCCGCTGGGCCGAGGCCGACCCGGACGTCGCGGCGCTCGTCGCCGTGACGGAGATCGACCCCGACCTCGCGGACACCGCGACGCTCAACGCCGCGTTCGACCTGCCCGTCGAGGCGTCCGCGAACTGCGTCGTCGTGGGCGGCGCCCGGGCGGGCGACGAGCGGATCGCCGCCGCCGTGGTGCGCGCGCACACGCGCGCCGACGTCAACACGCGCGTACGCAAGCTCCTCGACGTGCGCAAGGCGTCGTTCCTGCCGACCGACCGCGCGACGGCCGAGTCCGGTATGGAGTACGGCGGCATCACGCCCGTCGGGCTGCCGGCGGGGTGGCGCGTGCTCGTCGACTCGCGCGTCGTGACGGACGGCGAGCCCGCGCTCATCGGCAGCGGCGTGCGCGCCTCGAAGCTCCTGCTGCCCGGCAACCTGCTCGGACGCCTGCCGGGCGTCGAGGTCATCGAGGACCTGGCCGTCTCGGTCGCCTGA